The following nucleotide sequence is from Candidatus Eisenbacteria bacterium.
ATGTAGAGAGAATGGGAAACCAGGCTTGTAAGTAGTTACAGAGGATGTCGTGCTTGGCCTTGGTGTGCGGGTCAAGGTTCCAGATTGTCTCCTTGGGTGCGGCCACGGTTCCCAGTCCTTTCAGTCACGAGAAGTTTTGCGCGGAACGAGTATCGCGCGTTCGAGTGAATCGGTCAAGCTGCCGAGATGGTCATACCGGAACGGCATATGATGCGATCTGCTTGGTAGTTCCCCTTCTCTGGTCATAAATCTGAGTATTTGTCACATTCCGATGACCTAACAGCTACTGAATTTTCAGGAAATCGACGCCCGGTGTCAAGAAGAAGCGTTGCTATGGTCATCTGAAGTGAGTGAGCGTGTAGAAATGTCTCTTTCATAATCCAATTCAGCCCTCAAATCCTGCCCTCGTTTGGGGGGCGGTTAGGTTGATCTTTCCTCTCCGTGACCGAAGGCCGAGCTTTACAGGCTCCGCAGAGTGTGTAAGTATTAAGTCTTAGCAGTTGAACTATCGCCCTTATAAAAGGCGACGAGAAATACCACCAGACAGCGGCCCGGCCGCAAAGCGGAAGGCGTTGTGGGTGTTGGCGAACGCAGCCATCCCATAGCGTCTTTTTTATTTGCCCGGGCTGCCTGCTTCCAACTCCGCTCATGATGTAGCCTCCCGCTCCGGTTCGCCCCGGAGGGAGCATGGATTTCCTGGATAATCCTGATGTGATGACGCCCGAGCAGCGTCTGCGGGAGCTTGCGGCGATCCTGGCTGCTGGATATCTGCGTCTCAGAACTCGGCAATCCGAGCTTTCTTCACCAGAGAACTCTAACTCATTTGGCGACAAAGAACTGGATGTTTCCGGCCACCCAAGCAGTTGTTTGGACAACGGGTTAACGGGCAGAGACCCGGTTCAAGAGGAGGTCCCGGAATGAAACCTAGCATCGCCAAGGAGATCGAAAGACAAAGCGACAAGACCGCCGCCGAGCTTCGGGAGAAGTATGGCGAGGTCTTTGGGGAAGAGACCCGGTCCCGCCACAAAGATTTCCTCCGGAAGCGGATCGCCTGGCGGCTTCAGGCGAACGAGGAGGGTGGCCTGTCGGAACGGGCCCTCCACCGAGCCAGGGAGTTGGCGAACGAAGCCGATCTTCGGCTGATAGCCCCACGTGGAAAGACCGAAATCCACCGGTTCCGGCCATCACATGATCGGCGGCTTCCCATGCCCGGGACGGTCATTACCCGGGAGTACAAGGGCCGAACGATCTCCGTGATGGTCCTGGATGAGGGCTTCGAGTTCGAGGGGGAGGTTTATCGATCTCTATCCGCGGTGGCGAGGAAA
It contains:
- a CDS encoding DUF2924 domain-containing protein, which gives rise to MKPSIAKEIERQSDKTAAELREKYGEVFGEETRSRHKDFLRKRIAWRLQANEEGGLSERALHRARELANEADLRLIAPRGKTEIHRFRPSHDRRLPMPGTVITREYKGRTISVMVLDEGFEFEGEVYRSLSAVARKVTGTRWNGFLFFGIAKRGNGK